In bacterium, the DNA window GCCGGAATTTTTTCTTTTATGGAAGGCTTTGTCTCCCTGATCCGGCCGGATCACTTTAAGGGCGGCACCGGCGACCGCACCGCCGGTCTGCGAATGAATTTTTTCCACGAGACGCACAGACGGCCGGCCCTGACCCTGGGCATGCAGGATTTCTTTGCCGTCGAACAGCTGCATCTGGAACCCTCCAGCGCCCAGGTGTTCGCCTCCCTCTATCTGGTGAGTTCCAAATCCTTTGCCCTGTACAATCGCCGAATTTTTACCCATCTGGGTTATGGCACGGACTGGCTGCCGGCCAACACCTCGCAGCTGGTGGGGCTGTTCGGCGCGATGGAGATCGAAACCCTATCGAACGTGTTTCTGCTGCTGGAGAACGATACGAAAAAATGGAACCTCGGCCTGCGCACCCGGCTCTTTTCTCATGTTCAGCTCATGGCAGGCTGGTGGGGATTGAAGGAATTCAGCTGGAATCTGAGCGCCTTCTTCAATTTGCAAGGGCTATGATCAGAGCTTCGGCCTGCGGCAATGAATTGAATTTTACTATTCAAAAATAGTGAACGCCCTGGTTTTTGGCCTAAAGCCAATGCAGGTAAAAAAATATTTTCTGCCCGGCATGGGCGCCCTGCTGCTCTTTTCTCTTTTTTGTCTGGTCCTATCACATTGTATCTCTACCAAACTGTGGGCGGCGGATGACCAGACTTGGTTAAAGGCGGCGGATGAGGGCATCGCAAGGCTATGGACTCGGCCATCGCCGTTTTATCATTTTCGGCCGATCTATGGCCTTTTTTTATTGGTACATACCCACACCGGGTTGGCAACACCGCTTGGATTCGTTTTTTCAGGAATCCTGCTGGCCGGCCTCACAACGATTCTGGCTTACAAAATTTTCAATGAATGGCTTCAGGACAAAGGCGCTGCTTTTATCGCTTCCGTCTTTTTCACCATCCACCCCATACGCCATCCCCATTATTTTTGGGCATCAGCACAGATCGATTCGCTTTGTCTGGTTTTATGCCTGCTTGCGCTGGTTATCGGTTTCAAGTATGCTAAATCAGAGAGACGGTCTGGCTGTTATCCGGCCGTCCTGGCTTTACTTGCAGCAGCAGCAACTTTAGTCAAAGAGATTGCACTGATCCTGCCTGTGCTGCTTTTTTTTACTTTAAAACCTTGCAAACGGCGAAAGCGTCTGTCGGCTGCCTGCGCTTCTTTAGTCGGCATTCTCTGTGCATCGTTCATAGGCTACCTGGTTTTGCATGGCCAAGGCAGAGCCGGTTATCTGGTCCAAAAGGCATCGTTGATGCGATTATGGCACTATCCGGATGCCCTGTTGGGATTCTTTGGCCGTTTTGATCTGCTCATGCAAGCACGGATTACGGGAAATTATCTAAATGTGGTTTTACGATTGACTCTGGCTTTGCTTTTATGCTTGCTGCTTTTAGCTGTACTCTATCAACAGCGGCGATCAACATGGGCTATGCCGGCTTTCCTACTGCTGACGATCGGAGCTATGATAGCCATTATAGATTTTGATTGCCGCGGTTTGGGATTGGGAGGCGCTGGATTGGCGCTGGCTTTTGCCGGCGGGGGTAAGACAATTTTTGTTCGGAAAATGAAATTGATGTTATTGATCGTGTTGCCTGTATTGACATTTTGGTCGCTATCCTGGATTCATCTCGAAAAAGTATGGCGCAGCGCCAAGTTGTACAGCGCATCAGTGACGGATGAGCTCGCCAGACAACGGGCTCTGCATGGCCCTGAACACTGTCTGGTATTCGTTGGGTTGATAAGCGACATGAGATATGATGTATGGCCTGTAGATGTCACTGTGCTGGATGAATGCGCCATGCAAACTGCCATGATACGCAATTATCAGGCGGGAATGAAGATCACCGTACAAAAACTGGAAAACCGTCTGTATCGGTTGCAGGCCGCGGAAGGTTCTTGCTTTTATATTCCTTGCCGACCCATACCGGAGATCGGCATCACTGAAGTGGAGTGCAGAGCAGGAAGGTATGTTACCTCATTGATCTGTAAAACAGAGAGCTACTCCAATGCACCGAATGACTGCGATTCGCCGATCTTTATACTTTGGGATGGATCTGAGTTTAAGGCAATCGGACAATAGTTCAAGTTTTGGGCGGTACAATCCATATACTTCCACTTAACGTGCTGCTTAATCGCCTCGAACGCCCCTACCCAGAATCCTCATTTTGATCGACTCGAATCTACGAAACAACGAATTCAATCTTAATCCTTGCTCAAGATGGCCCCACCACGCGGCCATCCTGGGAAAATTTTAAAACTTTCAACTTTGAATCCTGCTTCCACGCACTCTTGCGTGAAATCTTGTTCTGTTGCAAAGGCGTGAAGAAACTCGCTGTTCCGCCACAGCATATCCCCGTTCTGGTAGTGCAGGTTGCCCCAGGTTATAAAGG includes these proteins:
- a CDS encoding YjbH domain-containing protein; the encoded protein is MEGFVSLIRPDHFKGGTGDRTAGLRMNFFHETHRRPALTLGMQDFFAVEQLHLEPSSAQVFASLYLVSSKSFALYNRRIFTHLGYGTDWLPANTSQLVGLFGAMEIETLSNVFLLLENDTKKWNLGLRTRLFSHVQLMAGWWGLKEFSWNLSAFFNLQGL